A portion of the Francisella uliginis genome contains these proteins:
- a CDS encoding type II secretion system protein: MVLSRQRGFSLIELVIAMLVISIAVLSYEIILYRAQSSENLLVNDAELVGTADNKFNEYLITGNLDTTVNSGTSVSINSSGNNNWVFQSDNDTDLRMNMDLS; the protein is encoded by the coding sequence GTGGTTTTATCAAGACAGCGAGGATTTTCACTGATTGAGTTAGTAATAGCAATGTTGGTTATATCTATAGCTGTATTATCGTATGAAATTATTCTCTATAGGGCTCAAAGCTCCGAAAATTTGTTAGTAAATGATGCGGAGCTGGTTGGAACTGCGGATAATAAATTTAATGAGTATTTAATTACAGGAAATTTAGATACTACTGTAAATAGTGGGACATCAGTTAGCATCAATTCATCTGGAAATAATAATTGGGTTTTCCAAAGTGATAATGATACCGATTTAAGAATGAATATGGATTTATCATGA
- a CDS encoding amino acid permease — translation MNSRFIGSVFLIIGTTIGAGMLSLPLIVASCGFTTAIILLVLSWSVMYITAIKLLNVCAEYPLGVNFTTMMQEKASKIYLVFFSIIYLLLLYSLLAAYTTQGSSLVSMIGDVNDPNKSQIGVSAIIFILIFGAFMFSYKVSDYANRVFVILKFIFFIIAVVIMLFYINVKYLAAAPASISAFIFAWPTLLPAFGFHNIIPVIYEYQKGDVKSIRKSIFIGSVSVLVIYMVWICLSLALIPQHGLYSYHELFTSGNNTPEGLAGEIKRVSGSNTLEIALNLFIHIAIITSFIGVGISLMHYIRDLFVRYNKQIGNFAIAFICFVPPLVFTVFYPQGFILALQYAAIFAVIIFVYTPAFLSTRKDLRVYFSHIYVVSMGSAVILFEIFNLCFNLNPFIN, via the coding sequence ATGTGGTTTTACTACAGCAATTATACTCTTAGTTTTGTCATGGAGTGTAATGTATATTACGGCTATAAAGCTTTTGAATGTTTGTGCTGAGTATCCTTTGGGTGTAAATTTTACAACTATGATGCAGGAAAAAGCTTCAAAAATATATCTAGTCTTTTTTAGTATTATTTACTTACTTTTACTTTATTCTTTGTTAGCTGCGTATACTACTCAGGGTTCTTCGCTTGTCTCGATGATAGGCGATGTAAATGATCCAAATAAATCTCAAATTGGTGTATCAGCGATTATCTTTATACTAATTTTTGGTGCTTTTATGTTTAGCTATAAAGTTAGTGATTATGCAAATAGAGTTTTTGTTATTCTAAAGTTTATCTTTTTTATAATAGCTGTGGTAATTATGCTATTTTATATAAATGTAAAATATCTAGCTGCCGCACCAGCGAGTATATCTGCCTTTATTTTTGCTTGGCCTACTCTTTTACCTGCTTTTGGTTTTCACAATATCATTCCAGTTATATATGAGTATCAAAAAGGAGATGTTAAAAGTATTAGAAAAAGTATATTTATAGGTAGCGTAAGTGTTTTGGTAATCTATATGGTATGGATATGTTTATCTTTAGCACTTATTCCGCAACATGGTTTATATAGTTATCATGAACTTTTTACATCAGGAAATAATACTCCCGAGGGCTTAGCTGGTGAAATTAAAAGAGTATCAGGGTCAAATACTTTAGAGATCGCTTTAAACCTATTTATACACATTGCGATAATAACATCTTTTATAGGTGTTGGAATATCTTTGATGCATTATATACGCGACTTATTTGTTAGATATAATAAGCAGATTGGTAATTTTGCTATTGCATTTATATGTTTTGTCCCTCCGTTAGTATTTACAGTATTCTATCCTCAGGGATTCATCTTAGCATTACAGTATGCGGCAATATTTGCAGTTATAATATTTGTTTATACTCCAGCGTTTCTAAGTACAAGGAAAGATCTTAGAGTATATTTTTCACATATATATGTTGTATCTATGGGAAGTGCAGTAATTCTTTTTGAGATATTTAATTTATGCTTTAACCTAAATCCTTTTATCAATTAG